The genomic window GTATGACAAGCCTGTTCACGCCGGAGGTCGCCATGGTGATCGGCTACTCCCCCTATGAGCTGCCTTCCCTGAACACGCCGGGATCGCGCCTGATCGCTCTGGAAGCGTTATCCCTGGCAGCGCTGGCAGCCGGGTGCAGCGGTTGGGGCCGGCCGGCAACTTGCACAGGCCGAAACTTGGGGTATCGAAAAGCCGTGTATGAGCAGGTGGGGGGATTCAGAGACATCGCCGGCTTTGTCTCCGGAGATGACGACCTGTTCTTAAAACTTGTCCTGAAACAGAAACTGCGCGTCCGCTACGCGCTGGCGCCGGAACTGGCGGTGCCTACCTATATTCCGCCAAACGCCCGTCGCTTGATCCGGCAACGGCTGCGTCATGCGTCTAAGGGCTTTCATTACGGGCCGGTCATGACCGGCGTGCTGTTCAGCGCCTGGCTGTTTAATTTTTTGCTCCTGGCCTCGCTGGCCACTCCTTATCGCCGTTATGGTATGATCCTTTGGGCGGTCAAGGCGGCTTCGGAATTGCCGCTGCTGCTCGCCTTTGGCAGTAAAATGAAACGCCTTGCCTGTTTTACGGTTTGGCCCATCGCCGCAGTAGCGCACGTCTTTTATGTGGTGCTGTTCGGTGCGCTGGGTCCGTTTTGCCGGGTCTCGTGGAAGGAGAGCGACTCCGCCGCATGAATGCCTTGCCGTACATCATCGGTCTGCTCACCATGCTTTACGGTGCGATCATTATCATCTTTATCCTGGCGCTGCGTCGTCCACAGCGTCCGTCCAACGACCAGCGCTGTTCTGTTTCGGTGATCGTCGCCGCGCGCAACGAAGAGCGCAGCATCGGCAGCCTGCTTCAGGATCTGATCGAACAAGACTATCCGGCCGAGCTGTATGAAGTGATCGTGGCCAATGACGGTTCGACGGATCGGACGACCGACATCATCTCT from bacterium includes these protein-coding regions:
- a CDS encoding glycosyltransferase; translated protein: MAAFLYIAVLLTVLYVLSLLFIFAGLYRDDARRSDQRPLVSVIIACRNEERHVAPLLQALSSQIYPQDRYEVILSDDGSTDATAERASAFSRKPGCAAVRLISVQDRDKVISAKKNALAQAIAAARGELLLFTDADCRPSPHWLEGMTSLFTPEVAMVIGYSPYELPSLNTPGSRLIALEALSLAALAAGCSGWGRPATCTGRNLGYRKAVYEQVGGFRDIAGFVSGDDDLFLKLVLKQKLRVRYALAPELAVPTYIPPNARRLIRQRLRHASKGFHYGPVMTGVLFSAWLFNFLLLASLATPYRRYGMILWAVKAASELPLLLAFGSKMKRLACFTVWPIAAVAHVFYVVLFGALGPFCRVSWKESDSAA